In a genomic window of Sulfurimonas denitrificans DSM 1251:
- a CDS encoding efflux RND transporter permease subunit encodes MFERVLKFFIENYKINYTLFFLLFAAGIYAYSQIPKEISPSIEPNSVTIHGSYAGASVDILNKMAVQEIEDEVKNIVGVDSVTSVVSPGRFTIVLEFDKRVDKATIIRDAEDAIALIKPNLPSDMDDPVIRGVAHSRSIMHVSIISSKISRDKLKLLSKKLKSNLLSVKDISDVTIFGDSDLFYEVLIDEKKVNAYNLSLDEILRVFSELSYIFPLGKIDNVKEQYYISTQNDKKLSCELENTIININDQQIVLKDIAKIEKKYEDSSTLASMNGEDSITLAISQNPKGDAIRIADDVKKLISEMSVDDVDFNIRMDNSIVIRDRLNIVISNILFGLILITLLTAVLINIRIALIIALGIPTSFVMGAIYFYFTAYSINVNSLIGVLIAIGILVDDAIVVSENIQQYIEKGYSAKEAALLGTQEVAKAVTIASLTTLFSFIPLLMLSGKLGEIIQLIPIAFSALVIASLIESFIFLPIHAAHTLSSNSKTMSWEKINLLYLRALKKLVGYQKSFLLIFLIIVPALIYYGVKHSKFQMFQPFDTSSINITFKAKPTTTLEQSLEIVQTLEKNILKEKDRFFVKHVSSTAGYRRSATGTTEIYPYVGYISIELHNMKPENFVDKYITPYLSFYYDSKDRIRDKSSQDISKDIREWLKEQDYQERFNLNNLMVVENSMGQTKADIRIGVISDDYKKALSAIREIEDGFSKIDGIKYFGDDVKVGTQEIKLKLNSYAEELGITEKYLGTYISGLFLSRKVGTIFDGKELLDIKVKSFYIKDDLESFAELEIPIKNRGHVKLKDICEFEKVESLENLVKDDGETNFYVFANVDPSIITATEVLQMMNPLIDKLKNTQDIRLKFKGEKEQKETMQTEMILASILAIILIFISILYLFNSLRETLIVMSVIPFSILGVYIGHFIMGLNISLPSLIGALGLAGVIVNDGILMMATIKRAKTKEEIFILAPKRFRPIILTSVTTIVGLCSLIFFATAEAVTFQPLAVAMGFGLLWGTILNLFYLPVTYNFLHGYKNYNKRSKIFKTFE; translated from the coding sequence ATGTTTGAGAGAGTCCTAAAATTTTTTATTGAGAATTATAAGATCAACTATACTCTCTTTTTTTTACTATTTGCAGCTGGAATCTATGCTTATTCTCAAATACCAAAAGAGATATCACCTTCTATTGAACCTAACTCTGTGACAATACATGGTTCTTATGCAGGTGCTTCTGTAGATATTTTAAACAAAATGGCAGTGCAAGAGATAGAGGATGAAGTTAAAAATATTGTCGGTGTAGATAGCGTAACATCCGTTGTATCGCCAGGTAGATTTACTATAGTATTAGAGTTTGATAAAAGAGTGGACAAAGCCACAATAATAAGAGATGCAGAGGATGCAATAGCACTAATAAAACCAAATCTTCCAAGTGACATGGATGACCCTGTTATCCGAGGAGTAGCACACTCAAGAAGCATAATGCATGTATCAATTATCTCTTCTAAAATCTCTAGAGACAAACTAAAACTCTTATCTAAAAAACTAAAAAGTAATCTGCTCTCTGTTAAAGACATATCAGATGTGACTATATTTGGAGATTCTGATCTTTTTTATGAAGTTTTGATAGATGAAAAAAAAGTAAATGCGTATAATCTCTCTTTGGATGAGATACTCAGAGTATTTTCTGAGCTCTCCTATATATTTCCTCTTGGAAAGATAGATAACGTCAAAGAGCAGTACTATATCTCTACACAAAATGACAAAAAACTCTCTTGTGAGCTGGAAAATACCATCATAAATATAAATGATCAGCAAATAGTCTTAAAAGATATAGCAAAAATAGAGAAAAAATATGAAGACTCCTCAACGCTTGCGAGCATGAATGGAGAAGACTCAATCACTCTAGCTATCTCTCAAAACCCTAAAGGCGATGCAATAAGAATAGCCGATGATGTCAAAAAACTCATCTCAGAGATGAGTGTTGATGATGTTGATTTTAATATAAGAATGGATAATTCAATAGTTATAAGAGATAGACTAAATATTGTTATTTCTAATATACTTTTTGGTTTGATACTTATAACACTCTTAACTGCTGTTCTAATCAATATACGCATAGCGCTCATCATTGCACTTGGTATTCCTACATCTTTTGTAATGGGCGCAATTTACTTCTACTTTACAGCATACAGTATAAATGTAAATTCATTGATAGGAGTGCTTATTGCCATTGGTATTCTTGTTGATGACGCCATTGTTGTAAGTGAAAATATTCAACAATATATAGAAAAAGGTTACTCCGCAAAAGAGGCGGCATTGCTTGGAACACAAGAGGTTGCAAAGGCTGTAACTATAGCTTCTTTAACTACTCTTTTCTCTTTTATACCTCTTTTGATGCTAAGCGGAAAACTCGGTGAGATTATACAGCTTATACCTATTGCCTTTTCTGCACTTGTAATTGCTTCACTCATTGAATCTTTTATTTTTTTACCTATACATGCGGCTCATACTCTCTCTTCAAATTCAAAAACTATGTCTTGGGAAAAGATTAATTTGCTCTATTTAAGAGCCCTAAAAAAGCTAGTTGGATACCAAAAAAGTTTTTTACTTATATTTTTAATAATAGTACCCGCCCTCATTTATTATGGAGTAAAGCATTCAAAATTTCAAATGTTTCAGCCTTTTGATACTTCCTCTATAAATATTACCTTTAAAGCAAAACCCACTACAACCCTTGAGCAGTCACTAGAGATTGTGCAAACTTTAGAAAAGAATATTTTAAAAGAAAAAGATAGGTTTTTTGTAAAACATGTAAGCTCTACAGCAGGATACAGAAGGAGCGCAACAGGCACTACAGAGATTTACCCGTATGTAGGATACATCTCTATAGAACTCCATAATATGAAGCCTGAAAACTTTGTAGATAAGTATATAACGCCATATTTAAGCTTTTATTACGACTCCAAAGATAGAATACGAGACAAATCTTCACAAGATATTTCAAAAGATATCAGAGAGTGGTTAAAAGAACAAGATTATCAAGAGAGATTTAATCTAAACAATTTAATGGTTGTGGAAAACAGCATGGGGCAAACAAAAGCTGATATTCGCATAGGTGTTATTAGTGATGATTATAAAAAGGCTCTAAGTGCCATAAGAGAGATAGAAGATGGTTTTTCTAAAATTGATGGCATAAAATACTTTGGTGATGATGTTAAAGTTGGAACACAGGAGATAAAACTAAAACTAAACAGTTATGCAGAAGAACTTGGCATCACAGAAAAATATCTTGGCACCTATATCTCAGGACTTTTTCTCTCAAGAAAGGTTGGGACGATATTTGATGGAAAAGAGCTTTTGGATATAAAAGTAAAATCTTTCTATATTAAAGATGACTTAGAGAGTTTTGCAGAACTTGAAATACCGATAAAAAATAGAGGACATGTAAAACTAAAAGATATTTGTGAATTTGAAAAAGTTGAATCTCTAGAAAATTTAGTTAAAGATGACGGCGAAACCAACTTTTATGTTTTTGCAAATGTGGACCCCTCAATTATAACAGCAACTGAGGTATTGCAAATGATGAACCCACTCATAGATAAACTCAAAAATACGCAAGATATCAGATTAAAATTCAAGGGAGAAAAAGAGCAAAAAGAGACCATGCAAACTGAAATGATATTGGCTTCTATTCTTGCTATTATTCTTATATTCATCTCAATCTTGTACCTTTTCAACTCTCTTAGAGAGACGTTGATAGTTATGTCGGTTATCCCTTTTTCTATTCTTGGTGTATATATAGGTCACTTTATCATGGGTTTAAATATCTCACTACCCTCTCTTATTGGGGCATTGGGACTCGCTGGTGTTATTGTTAATGATGGAATTCTTATGATGGCAACAATAAAACGTGCAAAAACAAAAGAGGAGATATTTATTCTCGCTCCAAAGAGATTTAGACCTATTATACTTACATCTGTAACTACAATTGTAGGTCTTTGTTCATTAATCTTTTTCGCAACAGCAGAAGCTGTGACATTTCAACCCTTAGCAGTAGCCATGGGTTTTGGGCTATTATGGGGAACGATACTAAACCTATTTTATCTTCCTGTAACATATAATTTTTTACATGGATATAAAAACTATAATAAAAGAAGCAAAATATTTAAAACTTTTGAATAA
- a CDS encoding energy transducer TonB: MNRYVSSFIISAISYTLVGASLIYLFIIKEDTHEKCKIENIQKVNICVIAQPKEIQEETPQKQKIEKPQEPKPLPKPIEKKPLQKPIKREAVVQKEPITEPLKTESIPEVTNEQPQPQVEKENKKATSNIEKVVENDTKERDREIFINNLIKRINDNKSYPIAARRRAIQDSVEVEFMILIDGNVDYIKVISGHNIFEKSATQAIENSFPMEIDKTLFDFPKKFKIKIAYILK; this comes from the coding sequence ATGAACAGATACGTATCCTCATTTATTATCAGTGCTATATCTTACACACTTGTAGGAGCATCACTTATTTATCTTTTTATAATTAAAGAAGATACTCATGAAAAATGCAAGATTGAAAATATTCAAAAAGTAAATATTTGTGTAATTGCTCAACCTAAAGAGATTCAAGAGGAGACACCACAAAAGCAGAAGATAGAAAAACCACAAGAGCCAAAACCACTCCCTAAACCTATTGAGAAAAAGCCTTTGCAAAAACCTATTAAGAGAGAAGCTGTTGTTCAAAAAGAGCCTATTACTGAGCCTCTAAAAACAGAATCAATTCCAGAAGTTACAAATGAACAACCTCAACCCCAAGTAGAAAAAGAGAATAAAAAAGCAACTTCAAACATAGAAAAAGTAGTTGAAAATGATACAAAAGAGAGAGATAGAGAAATCTTTATCAATAATCTAATAAAACGAATAAATGATAATAAATCATACCCTATAGCTGCTAGAAGAAGAGCCATTCAAGATAGTGTTGAAGTAGAATTTATGATACTTATAGATGGAAATGTAGATTACATAAAGGTAATCTCAGGTCATAATATTTTTGAAAAATCAGCTACACAGGCGATAGAAAACAGCTTTCCTATGGAAATAGACAAAACTCTCTTTGATTTTCCTAAAAAGTTTAAAATTAAGATTGCGTACATACTAAAGTAA
- a CDS encoding acyl-CoA dehydratase activase — protein sequence MNYFAGIDIGSTAIKIAIVDENRKLVGHKISASGSMFYKYAKQALKEMLDELNIDEKNLVYRVATGYGRKLFKEADENISEITANAMGAMAAADGKCNIKTIINIGGQDSKAISLDDEGNVVNFAMNDRCAAGTGKFLDVVAMNLEIEVDELGEYHFKSQGTPLAINSTCAVFAESEIIGLLGNDHSVEDIVAGVHYSIAKRIIKLLKRVGINEGIYFDGGPALNSGLVNAIENELGKKIFIPEFPQITTSYGAAILALESYEFENKI from the coding sequence ATGAACTACTTTGCGGGGATTGATATAGGCTCAACAGCAATTAAAATTGCTATAGTTGATGAAAATAGAAAATTAGTAGGTCATAAAATTAGTGCGAGCGGAAGTATGTTTTACAAGTACGCCAAACAAGCACTAAAAGAGATGTTAGATGAACTAAATATTGATGAAAAAAATTTAGTATATAGAGTTGCCACAGGTTATGGAAGAAAACTCTTTAAAGAGGCAGATGAGAATATAAGCGAAATTACCGCAAATGCGATGGGCGCAATGGCTGCTGCTGATGGAAAATGCAATATCAAAACTATAATAAATATAGGCGGGCAAGACTCAAAAGCCATCTCTTTGGATGATGAGGGGAATGTGGTAAATTTTGCCATGAATGATAGATGTGCCGCAGGAACAGGAAAATTCCTAGATGTTGTCGCTATGAATTTAGAGATTGAAGTTGATGAATTAGGTGAATATCACTTCAAATCACAAGGTACGCCACTGGCAATAAATAGTACATGTGCTGTATTTGCAGAGTCTGAAATAATAGGTCTATTGGGAAATGACCATAGCGTAGAGGATATCGTAGCAGGTGTTCACTACTCCATAGCAAAAAGAATCATAAAGCTTCTAAAGCGAGTCGGCATAAACGAGGGCATATACTTTGATGGAGGACCTGCGTTAAATAGCGGCTTGGTTAATGCTATTGAGAATGAGCTTGGCAAAAAAATATTTATCCCAGAATTTCCGCAGATAACAACATCCTATGGAGCGGCAATCTTAGCGTTAGAGTCTTATGAATTTGAGAATAAAATTTAA